One genomic window of Quercus lobata isolate SW786 chromosome 9, ValleyOak3.0 Primary Assembly, whole genome shotgun sequence includes the following:
- the LOC115959959 gene encoding uncharacterized protein LOC115959959: MGLENFKNIKSPKHKSHMVQDDYQKEVFSISAWLLWNRRNASHFGRPVHPIANIVSMAGNMLQEFLIAEDKEPVKPLPPISHQWRPPELNQYKVNFDAAVFRTTNSAGIGVIVRDWRGELVGALWLTPSLIWRLWQAEFGLQTVVFEGDSTMVINAINQGNAGFSTYRNSLKTYAVKPCFFSPLCSTMLIVLLTVLLML, encoded by the exons ATGGGTCTGGAAAATTTCAAGAACATCAAGAGCCCAAAGCACAAAAGTCATATG GTGCAGGATGATTATCAAAAAGAGGTCTTTTCTATATCGGCCTGGCTATTATGGAATAGGAGAAACGCATCTCACTTTGGCCGTCCAGTGCACCCTATTGCAAACATTGTCTCTATGGCTGGTAACATGCTGCAGGAGTTTTTGATAGCAGAAGACAAGGAACCAGTGAAACCTCTCCCTCCCATCTCGCACCAGTGGCGTCCACCTGAGCTGAATCAGTACAAAGTGAACTTTGATGCTGCTGTATTCAGAACCACAAACTCGGCTGGAATTGGAGTTATTGTTCGAGATTGGAGGGGTGAACTTGTTGGTGCGCTGTGGCTCACTCCATCGCTGATATGGAGGCTTTGGCAGGCTGAGTTTGGGCTTCAAACAGTTGTTTTTGAAGGGGATTCAACTATGGTTATCAATGCTATAAACCAAGGTAATGCTGGATTCTCAACCTACAGAAACTCATTGAAGACATACGCTGTCAAGCCGTGCTTTTTCAGTCCTCTATGTTCAACCATGTTAATCGTTCTTCTAACTGTGTTGCTGATGCTTTAG